A single region of the Plantactinospora soyae genome encodes:
- a CDS encoding MerR family transcriptional regulator: MSDTPAELSIGQVAERTGLSVHTLRLYEREGLLTTEVRRRTNGRRVYSEWDVQWLSNCTKFRASGMPLATIRRLAELVGQGPGNEAERLELLRRHQQRVLDQIAELHDCLDLIRNKVEVYEAHLSRGTAGNLWNTPSAALGDRA, translated from the coding sequence ATGTCTGACACCCCGGCGGAACTGAGCATCGGGCAGGTCGCGGAGCGGACCGGCCTGAGCGTGCACACCCTCCGGCTCTACGAACGGGAGGGCCTGCTCACCACCGAGGTACGGCGGAGGACGAACGGCCGCCGCGTCTACAGCGAGTGGGACGTGCAGTGGCTCTCGAACTGTACGAAGTTCCGCGCGTCGGGAATGCCGCTGGCCACGATCCGCCGCCTCGCCGAGTTGGTCGGCCAGGGGCCGGGCAACGAGGCCGAACGGCTCGAACTGCTGCGCCGGCACCAGCAACGGGTCCTCGACCAGATCGCGGAACTCCACGACTGTCTCGACCTGATCAGGAACAAGGTCGAGGTCTACGAGGCACACCTGTCCCGGGGTACCGCCGGCAACCTCTGGAACACCCCGTCGGCCGCGCTCGGCGACCGGGCATAG
- a CDS encoding SDR family NAD(P)-dependent oxidoreductase gives MDMPQATTGSTFGARSTAEEVLRGIDLAGKLAVVTGGYSGLGLETTRALAGAGARVVVPARRREVAGTALDGTVGVEIDEMDLADLASIRGFAERFLDSGRDIDIVINNAGIMACSESRVGPGWEAQFAVNHLGHHALVNLLWPAIAGAGAARVVAVSSGVGPQSPIRWDDPHFTRGYDKWQAYAQSKEANRLFAVRLDVLGRDFGVRAYSVHPGYILTPLQRHLATAEMVDAGWIDEQGNPVNAEFKTPAQGAATQVWAATSPELAGLGGVYCKDCAVVAPHTRATGPDAGPGTADADDAVRLWALSAELTGVDAFASRRRSR, from the coding sequence ATGGATATGCCGCAGGCCACCACCGGTTCGACGTTCGGCGCCCGGAGCACGGCCGAGGAGGTGCTACGGGGGATCGACCTCGCCGGAAAGCTCGCCGTCGTCACCGGTGGTTATTCCGGTCTGGGGCTGGAGACGACCCGGGCGCTCGCCGGTGCCGGCGCCCGGGTCGTCGTCCCCGCGAGGCGACGGGAGGTCGCCGGGACGGCGCTCGACGGCACCGTCGGCGTCGAGATCGACGAAATGGACCTCGCCGACCTCGCCAGCATCCGTGGATTCGCCGAACGGTTCCTGGACTCCGGTCGCGACATCGACATCGTGATCAACAACGCTGGGATCATGGCCTGCTCCGAGAGCCGGGTCGGGCCGGGGTGGGAGGCGCAGTTCGCCGTCAACCACCTCGGGCACCATGCGCTCGTCAACCTGCTCTGGCCGGCGATCGCGGGAGCGGGTGCCGCCCGCGTGGTGGCGGTCTCCTCCGGCGTCGGCCCGCAGTCACCGATCCGTTGGGACGACCCGCACTTCACCCGTGGCTACGACAAGTGGCAGGCGTACGCGCAGTCGAAGGAGGCGAACCGGCTGTTCGCGGTGCGGCTCGACGTACTCGGTCGGGACTTCGGGGTGCGTGCGTACTCGGTGCATCCCGGATACATCCTCACCCCGCTGCAACGCCACCTCGCGACGGCCGAGATGGTCGACGCCGGCTGGATCGACGAGCAGGGCAACCCGGTCAACGCCGAGTTCAAGACGCCGGCCCAGGGAGCGGCGACGCAGGTCTGGGCGGCCACCTCGCCCGAACTGGCCGGCCTGGGCGGGGTGTACTGCAAGGACTGTGCCGTCGTCGCCCCGCACACCCGGGCCACCGGACCCGACGCCGGGCCGGGTACGGCCGACGCCGACGACGCCGTACGTCTCTGGGCGCTCTCCGCCGAGCTCACCGGCGTCGACGCCTTCGCCTCCCGACGCCGATCGCGATAG
- a CDS encoding FG-GAP-like repeat-containing protein, with protein sequence MTKPPLPPRPPLPARDLNEVRSDFNGDGRPDLAVTELRKVSTSRPVDVVHVLFGGPQGGFTEVGSQYFDHTTPGMPNDDGAADPHSEINDFGRALASGDFDDDGFADLAIGGVHDRFRVLYGGPSGLTTTGARMIRLGDVAPGADVPGEGITGENLFGSALTVGDFNGDGTDDLVAGAPRASSPWVGGVALLRGTPDGLSPGAAQWISGRTPGLPVSVETDGFGAVLASADFNDDGRDDLAVGFDRDHVGAAYFAGSVVILPGATDGLRIAAATMFYQDTPGIPDVAEYADSFGHALAAGDITGDGYPDLVVGTQSEGLSSDSSDRGGSVTVLRGSSGGLTVTGVQYLTQRTPGVPGSDEPAAQFGTELAFGDFNHDGRGDIAVGSPGETVGGIGGAGAITVFRGSPQGLVVTGAGRLEWTAPDMPASAAASYFYLGDVLHTVRQPDGGASLVVGSTNGQVTGGPTQSGLVMVFPGTTGTLGAPGGVTARGHRIWSAADLPVGAQESARFGRTLG encoded by the coding sequence GTGACCAAGCCGCCGCTGCCCCCACGTCCGCCCCTGCCGGCGCGTGACCTGAACGAGGTGCGCAGTGACTTCAATGGCGACGGCCGGCCGGATCTCGCCGTGACGGAGCTGCGGAAGGTGTCGACCAGCCGGCCGGTCGATGTGGTCCACGTGCTCTTCGGCGGCCCGCAGGGTGGGTTCACCGAGGTCGGCAGCCAGTACTTCGACCACACCACGCCGGGCATGCCCAACGACGACGGCGCAGCCGACCCGCACAGTGAGATCAACGACTTCGGCCGGGCCCTCGCGTCCGGCGATTTCGACGACGACGGCTTCGCCGACCTGGCAATCGGCGGCGTGCACGACCGGTTTCGAGTTCTCTACGGAGGTCCCTCGGGGCTGACGACCACCGGGGCCCGGATGATCCGGCTCGGCGACGTCGCACCGGGCGCCGACGTTCCCGGGGAGGGCATCACCGGCGAGAACCTGTTCGGCAGCGCCCTCACGGTGGGCGACTTCAACGGTGACGGCACCGACGACCTGGTGGCCGGGGCACCCCGCGCCAGCAGCCCCTGGGTCGGTGGCGTCGCACTGCTTCGTGGAACACCGGACGGGTTGAGTCCGGGTGCCGCCCAGTGGATTTCCGGTCGCACCCCGGGCCTACCCGTCAGCGTGGAGACCGACGGCTTCGGCGCGGTGCTGGCCTCGGCGGACTTCAACGACGACGGCCGCGACGATCTCGCCGTCGGCTTCGACCGCGACCACGTCGGAGCGGCGTACTTCGCCGGCTCCGTCGTCATTCTGCCCGGGGCGACGGACGGTCTGCGGATCGCCGCCGCGACGATGTTCTACCAGGACACCCCCGGCATCCCGGACGTCGCCGAGTACGCCGACAGCTTCGGCCATGCCCTCGCGGCCGGCGACATCACCGGAGACGGGTACCCGGACCTCGTGGTGGGCACGCAGAGCGAGGGCCTCAGCAGCGATTCATCGGACCGGGGCGGCTCGGTCACCGTGCTGCGTGGCTCGTCCGGCGGCCTGACCGTCACCGGCGTCCAGTACCTGACGCAGCGAACTCCGGGCGTCCCGGGTAGCGACGAGCCAGCCGCGCAGTTCGGCACGGAACTCGCCTTCGGAGACTTCAACCACGACGGCCGGGGCGACATCGCCGTCGGGAGCCCGGGGGAGACGGTCGGCGGCATCGGCGGGGCCGGCGCCATCACGGTGTTCCGGGGCAGCCCGCAGGGACTCGTCGTCACCGGCGCCGGCCGTCTGGAGTGGACGGCTCCGGACATGCCGGCCAGCGCCGCCGCCTCGTACTTCTATCTGGGCGATGTCCTGCACACCGTGCGCCAGCCGGACGGCGGTGCCAGCCTTGTCGTGGGTTCCACTAACGGGCAGGTCACCGGCGGTCCGACGCAATCGGGCCTGGTGATGGTGTTCCCCGGCACGACGGGGACCCTGGGTGCGCCCGGCGGCGTCACGGCTCGCGGCCACCGGATCTGGTCGGCGGCGGATCTGCCGGTCGGCGCCCAGGAGTCCGCGCGCTTCGGTAGGACGCTCGGCTAG
- a CDS encoding NAD-dependent epimerase/dehydratase family protein yields MRIAVTGGAGRVGRAVVGLALAEGHTVVEIDRPAVAAAAPEPPPKLVRRPADVTAYPELKRVLAGCEALVHLAAHPKPWGQPDHVVHNENVTASYNALRAAAELGIERICLASSVNAIGGGYSRNPRYDYFPVDERHPSYNEDPYSLSKWIVEAQADSFARRYANLTIASLRLHAVVRARPSTPPARVHSDFAVRDLWGYTLSRSAARACLLALTADFTGHEVFYIVAPQTQHPRPSAELCREHYPEVPIRGELRGNQALYDCTKAERLLGWCHEDDGPAR; encoded by the coding sequence ATGCGGATAGCGGTGACCGGCGGCGCCGGCAGGGTCGGGCGGGCCGTGGTCGGGCTGGCGCTGGCCGAGGGGCACACCGTCGTGGAGATCGACCGTCCGGCGGTCGCGGCCGCCGCCCCCGAACCACCACCCAAGCTGGTACGCCGGCCCGCCGACGTGACCGCGTATCCGGAACTGAAGCGGGTGCTGGCCGGCTGCGAGGCCCTGGTGCACCTCGCCGCGCACCCGAAGCCGTGGGGCCAGCCCGACCACGTGGTGCACAACGAGAACGTGACCGCCAGCTACAACGCGCTGCGGGCCGCCGCCGAACTCGGGATCGAACGGATCTGCCTGGCGTCCAGCGTCAACGCCATCGGCGGCGGATACAGCCGGAACCCGCGCTACGACTACTTCCCGGTCGACGAGCGGCACCCGAGCTACAACGAGGATCCGTACAGCCTGTCGAAGTGGATCGTCGAGGCCCAGGCGGACAGCTTCGCCCGCCGGTACGCCAACCTGACGATCGCCAGCCTGCGTCTGCACGCCGTCGTGCGTGCCCGGCCGTCGACTCCGCCGGCCCGGGTGCACTCCGACTTCGCCGTCCGGGACCTGTGGGGGTACACCCTGTCCCGGTCGGCGGCCCGGGCCTGCCTGCTCGCCCTCACCGCCGACTTCACCGGCCACGAGGTCTTCTACATCGTGGCCCCGCAGACCCAGCATCCCAGGCCCAGTGCGGAACTGTGCCGGGAGCACTATCCGGAGGTGCCGATCCGGGGCGAACTGCGGGGCAACCAGGCGCTGTACGACTGCACGAAGGCCGAACGGCTGCTCGGCTGGTGCCACGAAGACGACGGCCCGGCCCGCTGA
- a CDS encoding ABC transporter ATP-binding protein produces the protein MTTTPTTASTAPVAARATDVWKVYGAGEAQVVALHGVSVELERGRFTAVMGPSGSGKSTLMHCLAGLDSVSRGRVHIGDTEVTGLSDAGLTRLRRDSVGFIFQQFNLLPTLTAEENILLPLAIAGRKPDKQWYDTVVGTVGLGDRLRHRPHQLSGGQQQRVACARALVARPEVIFADEPTGNLDSRAGTEILGFLRDSVRDFGQTIVLVTHDPNAASYADRVVFLADGHVVDEMRQPSSEAVLDRLKGLDVVRHTGTGATP, from the coding sequence ATGACGACAACGCCCACGACGGCATCGACGGCGCCGGTCGCGGCCCGCGCAACGGACGTGTGGAAGGTGTACGGCGCGGGCGAGGCTCAGGTCGTCGCCCTACACGGGGTCAGCGTCGAACTCGAACGGGGCCGGTTCACCGCTGTCATGGGCCCGTCCGGCTCCGGCAAGTCCACCCTCATGCACTGCCTGGCCGGACTCGACTCGGTCAGCCGGGGTCGGGTCCACATCGGCGACACCGAGGTCACCGGCCTCTCCGACGCGGGCCTCACCCGGCTACGCCGGGACAGTGTCGGCTTCATCTTCCAGCAGTTCAACCTCCTGCCCACCCTCACCGCCGAGGAGAACATCCTGCTGCCCCTGGCCATCGCCGGCCGAAAACCCGACAAACAGTGGTACGACACCGTCGTCGGCACGGTCGGCCTGGGCGACCGGCTCCGTCATCGTCCCCACCAACTGTCCGGCGGCCAACAGCAGCGTGTCGCCTGCGCCCGTGCCCTCGTCGCCAGACCCGAGGTCATTTTCGCCGACGAACCCACCGGCAACCTGGACTCCCGCGCCGGTACCGAGATTCTCGGCTTCCTGCGCGACTCGGTACGCGACTTCGGCCAGACCATCGTCCTGGTCACCCATGATCCGAACGCCGCCAGTTACGCCGACCGGGTCGTCTTCCTCGCCGATGGCCACGTCGTCGACGAGATGCGCCAACCCAGCTCCGAGGCCGTCCTCGACCGGCTCAAGGGCCTCGACGTCGTCCGGCACACCGGCACCGGGGCCACCCCGTGA
- a CDS encoding SRPBCC family protein: protein MGHRFEMRKDIELDATPEQVWEAIATGPGVDSWFMGRTEVAPGEGSRGSFTMAGYTEETTVTGWEPAKRFAYRSDPGPDGAFMAMEYLIEGREQSSTVLRLVQSGVLGDNWETEYEAMQAGWNMYLSTLAAYLTHFPGRTGAPVAAFRPGAGEPDQVWAAVASAFGITGTVTEGTPARLHVDGLPPIDGVVDLAGLPTYFGVRTSDALYRFLHSGTDRGNVLVLGHHLFADDQDPARAEQAWQEWVNRLPIG, encoded by the coding sequence GTGGGACACAGGTTCGAGATGCGCAAGGACATCGAGCTCGACGCGACTCCGGAGCAGGTGTGGGAGGCGATCGCCACCGGTCCCGGTGTCGACTCCTGGTTCATGGGCCGCACCGAGGTGGCGCCGGGCGAGGGCAGCCGGGGCAGCTTCACCATGGCCGGATACACCGAGGAGACGACGGTGACCGGGTGGGAGCCGGCCAAGCGGTTCGCGTACCGCTCCGACCCGGGGCCGGACGGCGCCTTCATGGCGATGGAATACCTCATCGAGGGACGTGAGCAGAGCAGCACCGTGCTGCGCCTGGTGCAGAGCGGGGTCCTCGGCGACAACTGGGAGACCGAGTACGAGGCGATGCAGGCCGGCTGGAACATGTACCTGTCCACCCTGGCGGCGTACCTGACCCACTTCCCCGGCCGGACCGGTGCACCGGTCGCCGCCTTCCGGCCCGGAGCCGGTGAGCCGGATCAGGTGTGGGCCGCCGTGGCCTCGGCGTTCGGCATCACCGGCACCGTCACCGAGGGCACCCCCGCCCGGCTCCACGTCGACGGGCTGCCGCCGATCGACGGCGTCGTCGACCTCGCTGGCCTGCCGACCTACTTCGGGGTACGCACCTCCGACGCGCTCTACCGGTTCCTCCACTCCGGAACGGATCGGGGCAACGTCCTGGTGCTCGGCCACCACCTCTTCGCCGACGACCAGGATCCGGCGCGGGCCGAGCAGGCCTGGCAGGAGTGGGTCAACCGCCTGCCGATCGGCTGA
- a CDS encoding ABC transporter permease, producing MIRATLRGILSRRLRLILSGLAVVLGVMFVSGAFVLTDTLGRSFDTMYADVYADTGVRVRATPPRTESEAPATVTVPAGLVDRVAALPGAAGATGLVSEDGARMIGSDGKVVTTFGRPRLGTNWVGETGLTRLRTGRGPANGDEIAISAALADRADLGLGDRAGVLTLAPGRQFTVVGILEYGDQGRDSLGGAHEIAFHESVAAQLMLGRPGVFSAVDVRVAAGVDPVALRDGLRATLGADYEVRTSAELRREQAAAAEADLGFLNDILLGFAGVGLFVGVFLILNTFSIIIAQRTRELALLRALGASRRQVIGSVLGEAALIGLVASALGLVLGAGAGTLLARVVNRVGGGALDVAGFGLPAAAAYAAFTVGLLVTVLAALLPAVRAARIPPVAALQEAATPDRPLTRLTVAGVVIGVAGVALLGYALVGGADEIPVGPVLGGVLAGLVGAALLTPAVARPTVGLIGRLFSWSVPGRLGRLNSRRNPRRIASTAAALMVGIALVTGLNIVLTSATVSLKATAPEQIHADLVITWIESTERPPTFDRAVLDRIRAMPGVLAVVGRYQDGAVVDGDVANVTAIDNVPALPSMVAVTPVAGSFSLGPDQLLVDVETANRRGLRIGSVVHVEFGSGRSRDMTVAGTYAGDWSSGWYLSDSVVGDLRVQQPSEAYVRLAPEAAEADVRREIAALLADNPEIAVTDPAGVMDLATRGFDSILLMVQALLALAMVIAVLGIVNTLALSGLERTRELGLLRAIGLSRRQVIRMVTVEAVIISTFGALLGVVVGAGIGAAVVRALADEGVDRLALPWGFIAAYLLAGGVIGVVAAVLPAIRAARLDVLRALAYE from the coding sequence GTGATCCGGGCCACCCTCCGAGGCATCCTGTCCCGCAGACTGCGGCTGATTCTGTCCGGCCTGGCCGTCGTACTCGGCGTCATGTTCGTCTCCGGCGCCTTCGTCCTCACCGACACCCTCGGCCGATCCTTCGACACCATGTACGCCGACGTGTACGCCGACACCGGCGTACGGGTCCGGGCCACGCCGCCGCGTACCGAGTCGGAGGCGCCCGCGACGGTGACCGTACCGGCCGGGTTGGTCGACCGGGTCGCCGCGCTGCCCGGTGCCGCCGGGGCCACCGGGCTGGTGAGCGAGGACGGCGCCCGGATGATCGGCTCGGACGGCAAGGTGGTCACCACCTTCGGTCGGCCCCGGTTGGGCACCAACTGGGTCGGCGAGACCGGCCTGACCCGGCTGCGCACCGGTCGCGGGCCGGCGAACGGCGACGAGATCGCAATCAGCGCGGCGTTGGCCGACCGTGCCGACCTGGGCCTCGGTGACCGGGCCGGGGTGCTGACGCTCGCGCCCGGACGCCAGTTCACCGTGGTCGGCATCCTGGAGTACGGCGACCAGGGGCGGGACAGCCTCGGCGGCGCGCACGAGATCGCCTTCCACGAGTCGGTGGCGGCCCAACTGATGCTGGGTCGGCCCGGCGTCTTCTCCGCGGTCGACGTACGGGTGGCGGCGGGGGTGGACCCGGTGGCGTTGCGGGACGGGTTGCGCGCCACCCTCGGCGCCGACTACGAGGTACGTACGAGCGCCGAGCTGCGCCGGGAGCAGGCTGCCGCCGCCGAGGCGGATCTCGGCTTCCTCAACGACATCCTGCTCGGGTTCGCCGGAGTCGGGCTGTTCGTCGGCGTCTTCCTGATCCTCAACACGTTCTCGATCATCATCGCCCAGCGGACCCGGGAACTGGCCCTGCTGCGGGCGCTCGGCGCCAGCCGCCGTCAGGTGATCGGGTCGGTGCTGGGCGAGGCGGCGCTGATCGGTCTGGTCGCCTCGGCGCTCGGGCTGGTCCTCGGCGCCGGCGCCGGCACACTGCTGGCCCGGGTGGTCAACCGTGTCGGCGGGGGTGCGCTGGACGTGGCCGGGTTCGGCCTGCCGGCCGCCGCCGCGTACGCCGCGTTCACCGTCGGCCTGCTGGTGACGGTACTGGCGGCTCTGCTGCCGGCGGTCCGGGCGGCGCGGATCCCGCCGGTGGCCGCGTTGCAGGAGGCGGCCACGCCGGACCGCCCGCTCACCCGGCTGACCGTGGCCGGCGTGGTCATCGGCGTGGCCGGGGTCGCGCTGCTGGGGTACGCCCTGGTCGGCGGCGCGGACGAGATACCCGTGGGGCCGGTACTCGGCGGCGTGCTGGCGGGTCTCGTCGGGGCGGCCCTGCTCACCCCCGCCGTCGCCCGCCCGACCGTGGGCCTGATCGGCCGGCTCTTCTCCTGGTCGGTACCCGGCCGGCTGGGTCGGCTCAACTCTCGCCGCAACCCGCGCCGGATCGCCAGCACCGCGGCCGCGCTCATGGTCGGAATCGCCCTGGTCACCGGCCTGAACATCGTCCTGACGTCCGCCACCGTCAGCCTCAAGGCCACCGCACCCGAGCAGATCCACGCGGATCTCGTAATCACCTGGATCGAGAGCACCGAGCGGCCCCCGACGTTCGACCGGGCGGTGTTGGACCGGATCCGGGCCATGCCGGGCGTACTGGCGGTGGTCGGCAGGTACCAGGACGGCGCGGTGGTCGACGGCGACGTTGCCAACGTCACGGCGATCGACAACGTACCGGCGCTGCCGTCGATGGTCGCGGTGACGCCGGTGGCCGGCTCGTTCTCGCTCGGCCCGGACCAGCTTCTGGTGGACGTGGAGACCGCGAACCGGCGGGGACTGCGGATCGGCTCCGTCGTACACGTCGAGTTCGGCAGCGGACGCAGCCGGGACATGACGGTGGCCGGCACCTACGCCGGTGACTGGAGCAGCGGTTGGTACCTGTCCGATTCGGTGGTCGGCGATCTGCGCGTACAGCAGCCGTCGGAGGCGTACGTGCGACTGGCCCCGGAGGCGGCCGAGGCCGACGTCCGGCGTGAGATCGCCGCACTGCTGGCCGACAACCCGGAGATCGCCGTGACGGACCCGGCCGGCGTGATGGACCTGGCGACCCGGGGCTTCGACTCGATCCTGCTGATGGTGCAGGCGCTGCTGGCGCTGGCGATGGTGATCGCCGTACTGGGAATCGTGAACACCCTCGCCCTGTCCGGGCTGGAACGGACCCGGGAACTGGGGCTGCTCCGGGCGATCGGGCTCAGCCGGCGGCAGGTGATCCGGATGGTGACCGTGGAGGCTGTGATCATCTCGACGTTCGGTGCCCTGCTCGGCGTGGTGGTCGGCGCGGGCATCGGCGCGGCCGTGGTCCGTGCCCTGGCGGACGAGGGCGTCGACCGACTCGCGCTGCCCTGGGGCTTCATCGCCGCCTACCTGCTGGCCGGCGGGGTGATCGGGGTGGTCGCCGCCGTACTGCCGGCGATCCGGGCCGCCCGGCTCGACGTGCTGCGCGCGCTGGCGTACGAGTAG
- a CDS encoding ArsR/SmtB family transcription factor encodes MFDIAVIEDPAAAEASLDPMRARLLAELAEPASATMLAARVGLARQKVNYHLRALEQHGLIELVEERRKGNVTERVMRATAASYVISPIALSAVRPSPAQPADRLSARWLLAVAARLVQDVGSLITGADRAKKRVATFAIDAQVRFASATDRAAFADELAATLTDLVGRYHDESASGGREHRVVIALHPNITPPTDNTEPTG; translated from the coding sequence ATGTTCGACATCGCAGTGATCGAGGATCCGGCGGCGGCCGAGGCGTCGTTGGACCCGATGCGGGCCCGGCTGCTCGCCGAGCTCGCCGAGCCCGCCTCGGCCACGATGCTCGCCGCCCGGGTCGGGCTGGCCCGGCAGAAGGTCAACTATCACCTGCGGGCGCTGGAACAGCACGGGCTGATCGAGCTGGTCGAGGAGCGGCGCAAGGGCAACGTCACCGAGCGGGTGATGCGGGCCACCGCCGCCTCGTACGTCATCTCGCCGATCGCGCTCTCCGCCGTCCGGCCCAGTCCGGCCCAGCCGGCGGACCGGCTGTCGGCGCGCTGGCTGCTGGCGGTCGCCGCCCGACTCGTCCAGGACGTCGGCTCCCTGATCACCGGCGCGGACCGGGCGAAGAAGCGGGTCGCGACGTTCGCGATCGACGCCCAGGTGCGGTTCGCCTCCGCGACCGACCGGGCCGCGTTCGCCGACGAACTGGCCGCGACCCTCACCGACCTGGTCGGCAGGTACCACGACGAGTCCGCGTCCGGCGGCCGCGAGCACCGGGTGGTGATCGCCCTGCACCCGAACATCACCCCGCCCACCGACAACACCGAACCGACCGGCTAG